The Psychromonas sp. MME1 genome window below encodes:
- the lysS gene encoding lysine--tRNA ligase, whose product MSEQIKEEAPQEELNEILAQRLAKLNAMREKGQAFPNDFRRANISDQLHQLYEAKSKEELEELAVEVSVAGRMMTRRIMGKASFATIQDMGGRVQVYVARDNLAEGFYNEEFKKWDLGDIVGAKGVLFKTQTNELSIKVSEIRILTKALRPLPDKFHGLSDTEACYRQRYLDLIANEASRKTFILRNKIITAIRHYLTDRDFMEVETPMLQAIPGGATARPFETFHNALDLPMYLRIAPELNLKRLVVGGFERVFEINRSFRNEGVSTRHNPEFTMIEFYQAYADYIDLMNLTEDMLRTITENVLGSSIVKYGEQEFDFGAPFVRMTMKEAVLKYNEGIEASELDSMAGLKAVAERLHVNLKEGWGEGRVLTEIFEESAEHQLLQPTFITAYPAETSPLARRNDDDPTVTDRFEFFVGGRELANGFSELNDAQDQAERFMDQVAQKESGDDEAMFYDADYITALEHGLPPTAGEGIGIDRLVMLFTDSHTIRDVLLFPHMRPQAK is encoded by the coding sequence ATGTCAGAGCAAATAAAAGAAGAAGCACCACAAGAAGAGTTAAATGAAATACTGGCACAGCGTTTAGCTAAATTGAATGCGATGCGCGAAAAAGGCCAAGCATTTCCAAATGACTTCCGTCGTGCCAATATCTCCGATCAATTACATCAGTTATATGAAGCGAAAAGCAAAGAAGAGTTAGAGGAGCTTGCCGTTGAGGTGAGTGTTGCTGGTCGCATGATGACTCGTCGTATCATGGGTAAAGCAAGTTTTGCGACAATCCAAGATATGGGGGGACGCGTACAGGTTTATGTTGCTCGTGATAACCTAGCAGAAGGTTTCTATAACGAAGAGTTTAAAAAATGGGACTTAGGCGATATCGTCGGCGCTAAAGGTGTTTTATTTAAAACGCAAACCAACGAGTTAAGTATTAAAGTCAGTGAAATTCGCATTTTAACCAAAGCATTGCGTCCATTACCTGATAAATTTCATGGGCTTTCTGATACCGAAGCGTGTTACCGCCAACGTTACCTTGATTTAATTGCTAACGAAGCGTCACGTAAGACGTTTATTTTACGTAATAAAATCATTACCGCTATTCGCCATTATTTAACCGATCGTGATTTCATGGAAGTGGAAACACCGATGTTACAAGCGATACCTGGTGGGGCAACCGCTCGTCCATTTGAAACATTCCACAATGCTTTAGATTTACCTATGTATTTACGTATCGCGCCTGAGCTAAATCTTAAACGTTTAGTTGTTGGTGGATTTGAGCGTGTTTTCGAAATAAACCGTAGCTTCCGTAACGAAGGGGTTTCTACTCGTCATAACCCTGAATTTACCATGATTGAGTTTTATCAAGCCTATGCCGATTACATTGACTTAATGAATTTGACGGAAGATATGCTGCGCACTATTACTGAAAATGTATTAGGTTCGAGTATCGTTAAATACGGTGAGCAAGAGTTTGATTTTGGTGCTCCTTTTGTGCGCATGACCATGAAAGAGGCGGTACTAAAATATAACGAGGGTATAGAAGCAAGCGAACTTGACTCAATGGCTGGGCTTAAAGCGGTGGCTGAGCGTTTACATGTTAACCTGAAAGAGGGGTGGGGTGAAGGTCGTGTGTTAACTGAGATTTTTGAAGAGTCTGCTGAACATCAATTGTTACAACCGACTTTCATTACTGCCTATCCAGCAGAGACGTCTCCTTTAGCGCGTCGTAACGATGATGACCCAACTGTAACTGACCGTTTTGAGTTCTTTGTTGGTGGTCGTGAGCTAGCGAATGGTTTCTCTGAGTTAAATGATGCACAGGATCAAGCGGAACGCTTTATGGATCAAGTGGCACAGAAAGAGTCGGGTGATGATGAAGCAATGTTCTATGATGCCGATTATATAACTGCACTTGAGCATGGTTTACCACCAACAGCGGGTGAAGGTATCGGTATTGACCGTCTAGTTATGTTGTTCACTGACAGCCATACTATTCGTGATGTATTACTGTTCCCACACATGCGCCCACAAGCTAAATAA
- a CDS encoding helix-turn-helix transcriptional regulator has product MVESDCERLIQSLYTALVQPAGFKPFLKQFVQRCNLLSAAIVVFNESLERENIIWMEGLDISDASLFLQQNSKKDPLIMRLSEALPGELITMGDCDAELMLQVNPDFFQRLNRDLDIYYAGGSVLSYESESSCQFFFHRSKNQGEFSLQENRFIERIIPHIQHSMQLYQLKLKYDQPHLIRKLLFNQIQLPVILLDEQGYVADCNQQAEQFLSSHNYLKKVNQTLHWINVKINQRIQRAIQRCLQQNSICNIQLSGDDAIPTTLTFAPLFHKQGRHAGVALFIYHRHLPCVNRELLSQLYNLSTKESLICSELVNGHSLLEVAKIANLSYETVRSYLKTIMKKTATKRQSELVVKVMTSPACNIMHKEQLVI; this is encoded by the coding sequence ATGGTTGAATCTGACTGTGAGCGGTTAATACAATCGTTATATACTGCTTTAGTTCAGCCTGCTGGTTTTAAACCATTTTTAAAGCAATTCGTTCAGCGTTGTAATCTACTTTCCGCTGCCATTGTGGTGTTTAATGAGTCGCTAGAAAGGGAAAATATTATCTGGATGGAGGGGTTGGATATTAGCGATGCATCACTTTTTTTGCAGCAGAATAGCAAGAAAGATCCTTTGATTATGCGTTTGAGTGAAGCGTTGCCTGGTGAGTTGATTACCATGGGGGATTGTGACGCAGAGTTAATGCTACAAGTAAATCCAGATTTTTTTCAGCGTTTAAATAGGGATCTTGATATTTATTATGCTGGTGGAAGCGTGTTGAGTTATGAGTCTGAATCGAGCTGCCAGTTCTTTTTTCATCGAAGTAAAAATCAAGGTGAATTTTCATTGCAGGAGAATCGCTTTATAGAAAGAATCATTCCACACATTCAACATTCAATGCAGCTTTACCAACTTAAATTGAAATATGATCAACCACATTTGATAAGAAAATTATTATTCAATCAAATTCAGTTACCTGTTATTTTATTGGATGAGCAAGGTTATGTGGCTGATTGTAATCAACAAGCAGAACAGTTTTTATCTTCGCATAACTATTTAAAGAAAGTTAATCAGACCTTGCATTGGATAAATGTTAAAATTAATCAGCGTATTCAGCGTGCAATACAAAGATGTTTACAACAAAACTCAATCTGTAATATTCAACTATCTGGTGATGATGCAATCCCTACCACATTAACATTTGCACCTTTGTTTCATAAACAAGGCCGCCATGCTGGTGTTGCACTTTTCATTTACCATCGACATCTTCCCTGTGTGAATAGGGAGCTGTTATCTCAATTATATAATTTATCAACCAAAGAAAGTCTAATTTGTAGTGAGTTGGTAAATGGTCACTCACTATTGGAGGTTGCGAAAATAGCTAACTTAAGTTATGAAACCGTTAGGAGCTATTTAAAAACAATAATGAAAAAAACAGCAACGAAGCGGCAGAGTGAGTTAGTTGTCAAGGTGATGACCAGTCCGGCTTGCAACATTATGCACAAAGAGCAATTGGTCATATAG
- a CDS encoding TIGR04219 family outer membrane beta-barrel protein gives MKKQICAAVVAGLISMPTMADFLGVYAGVDYRKTKTNHTANGYTDGFDDTNNFSGYLAFEHFIPLVPNAKIKYSDLSGEHSADSKNIDSSSKNAILYYQLLDNSLFELDFGLAYTRVETDYDNLSTNLGQAYGAAKVHIPGIAMHAFTEVISGSINDDDATDAEIGLAYTFNPNSALLNFSLRAGYRYQEAKIDRFKQENKGPFIGLEAHF, from the coding sequence ATGAAAAAACAGATCTGCGCAGCCGTTGTGGCTGGCCTTATAAGCATGCCAACTATGGCTGATTTCTTAGGCGTATATGCAGGTGTTGATTACCGCAAAACAAAAACCAATCATACAGCCAATGGCTATACGGATGGATTTGATGACACGAATAACTTTTCGGGGTATCTCGCATTTGAGCACTTTATTCCACTCGTCCCCAATGCAAAAATCAAATACTCAGACTTAAGTGGTGAACACAGTGCAGACTCGAAGAACATTGACAGTTCATCAAAGAATGCCATTTTGTATTACCAACTACTTGATAACAGCTTGTTTGAGTTGGACTTTGGTCTGGCATACACCCGTGTTGAAACAGACTACGACAATTTAAGCACAAATTTAGGGCAAGCTTACGGTGCTGCAAAAGTGCATATCCCAGGTATTGCTATGCATGCATTCACTGAAGTTATTAGCGGCTCTATCAACGATGATGATGCAACAGACGCAGAAATTGGCCTTGCTTATACATTCAATCCGAATTCTGCGTTATTAAATTTTTCCCTACGAGCAGGTTACCGCTACCAAGAGGCAAAAATAGACCGCTTTAAACAAGAAAATAAGGGGCCATTTATCGGTCTGGAAGCACATTTCTAA
- the ansA gene encoding asparaginase, with protein MNQKKRIYIAYTGGTIGMKPSKDGFIPAVGYLSQTIANMPEFYHDEMPEFELYEYNPLIDSANVSPQVWNTLALDIQKRYHDFDGFIILHGTDTMSYSASALSFLFENLSKPVIITGSQIPLSQLRSDARINLLNSLYLAAYHPINEVCLFFNNQLFRGNRTTKQYADGFDAFVSPNYPVLLEAGIEIKNIAGVTQSSVNTRLRVTEIESQSIAILHLFPGLDSQVLENLLKSPIKALVLLTYGVGNAQQDDSLLETLKEASDRGVLIVNCSQCLKGKVNMDGYATGHALLEAGVISGLDMTTETVIAKLYYLLSQGLSNKVIRELLGTNLRGELGR; from the coding sequence ATGAACCAGAAAAAACGAATTTATATTGCTTATACTGGCGGAACTATTGGTATGAAACCTTCTAAAGATGGTTTTATTCCAGCGGTAGGGTATCTGTCACAAACCATCGCGAATATGCCTGAGTTTTATCATGATGAGATGCCTGAGTTTGAGCTTTATGAATATAACCCCCTGATTGATTCAGCGAATGTTTCCCCTCAAGTTTGGAATACGCTGGCTCTAGATATTCAAAAACGTTATCACGATTTCGATGGTTTCATTATTTTGCATGGCACCGATACCATGTCCTATAGTGCATCCGCGCTCTCCTTTTTATTTGAAAACTTATCTAAGCCGGTAATTATTACTGGATCGCAAATTCCACTCTCTCAATTGCGTTCCGACGCGCGTATTAATCTATTAAATTCGCTCTATCTCGCGGCTTACCATCCCATTAATGAGGTGTGCCTGTTTTTTAATAATCAGCTATTTCGTGGTAATCGTACCACTAAGCAGTATGCCGATGGCTTTGATGCCTTTGTCTCTCCCAATTATCCGGTTTTGTTGGAGGCGGGAATTGAGATAAAAAATATTGCAGGGGTGACGCAAAGTTCGGTGAATACACGTTTGCGCGTTACCGAGATTGAAAGCCAATCGATCGCTATTTTACATCTATTTCCAGGATTAGACTCGCAAGTGCTCGAAAACCTTTTAAAAAGTCCAATTAAAGCCTTGGTATTATTGACCTATGGTGTGGGCAATGCACAACAAGATGACTCTCTTTTAGAGACCTTAAAAGAGGCGAGTGATCGTGGTGTGTTAATTGTCAACTGCAGTCAATGTTTGAAAGGTAAAGTTAATATGGATGGCTATGCAACAGGGCATGCCTTATTAGAAGCGGGGGTTATTAGTGGCTTGGATATGACCACGGAAACCGTGATCGCTAAATTATATTACTTACTTAGCCAAGGGCTTTCTAATAAAGTGATTCGCGAATTATTAGGGACGAATTTAAGGGGGGAGTTAGGGCGTTAA
- a CDS encoding GAF domain-containing protein encodes MKTLEQYQLLTTQALSIIENEADLIANLANISALLNMNLDNINWVGFYLLKESQLVLGPFQGKVACIRIPLNKGVCGKAFSDNQIQRIADVHQFEGHIACDSASQSEIVLPICVDGIAVAVLDIDSPIINRFSELDQQGLSYFIEQIQEKLGF; translated from the coding sequence ATGAAAACCTTAGAACAGTACCAATTACTCACTACACAAGCGCTATCTATTATTGAAAATGAAGCGGATTTAATCGCCAATCTTGCCAATATTAGCGCCCTACTCAATATGAATTTAGATAACATCAATTGGGTTGGTTTTTATCTGCTAAAAGAGAGTCAACTTGTATTAGGTCCATTTCAAGGCAAGGTTGCCTGTATACGCATTCCTTTAAATAAAGGGGTATGTGGGAAAGCATTTTCAGATAACCAAATTCAGCGCATTGCCGATGTGCATCAATTTGAAGGCCATATCGCCTGTGATAGCGCGAGCCAATCTGAAATTGTGCTGCCGATTTGTGTCGATGGCATCGCGGTTGCCGTGCTAGATATCGATAGCCCAATTATAAACCGATTCAGCGAATTAGATCAGCAAGGGTTAAGCTATTTTATTGAACAGATTCAAGAGAAGCTTGGCTTTTAA
- the ilvN gene encoding acetolactate synthase small subunit: MRSIISVLLENESGALSRVVGLFSQRGYNIESLTVSPTNDKTLSRMTITTEVSDVARLEQMMKQLHKLVDVLRVSELTEGPHVERELLLVKVRTLNDTREEIKRCADIYRGQIVDITQNLYTIQLSGTCSKLDAFIATLEDTCEIVEVVRSGVCGIARGEKALRG; encoded by the coding sequence ATGCGTAGTATTATTTCTGTATTACTTGAAAATGAATCAGGTGCACTTTCTCGCGTTGTTGGGCTTTTTTCACAGCGCGGTTATAACATTGAATCATTAACGGTGTCACCAACCAATGATAAAACGTTATCACGCATGACTATCACCACGGAAGTGTCCGATGTAGCACGTCTTGAACAGATGATGAAACAATTACATAAATTGGTCGATGTCTTGCGCGTATCGGAATTAACTGAAGGCCCACATGTTGAACGTGAACTTTTATTAGTAAAAGTTCGCACATTAAATGATACTCGTGAAGAGATAAAACGTTGTGCCGATATCTATCGTGGCCAAATTGTTGATATCACACAAAACCTTTACACCATCCAACTAAGTGGTACTTGTTCTAAGCTTGATGCATTTATTGCAACACTTGAAGATACCTGTGAAATTGTTGAGGTTGTTCGCTCTGGTGTCTGTGGTATCGCACGCGGTGAAAAAGCACTACGCGGTTAA
- a CDS encoding diguanylate cyclase, producing MIAMPNRYLFVIITFILIIVITIFSGHKSQLSHTKIHAKNGIIDISSAIKQSRTLHLNGQWLFFYNQFLTNQEIQENIAQAKPINVPANWKLTQFEPQVSKTDGFGTYYLQITRGKHKQPLAISLPIIYSAYRLYIDDQLLVISGNAAQNKNDQVPRYKTRILQLDTEKEVIHLTLQVANFETDWGGIRYPITIGDAELIYQNDKMSAMKSIFLAAFLLAIALYNLILFSLRKTDSLPLIFALICFVLGGREFFIGNYIILNYLPELTFLQMDRVEHLTFFIAGPLIMHFNYLSFPAYFNKRFLISTYLIAILLSLVLLIYQNHFTVFIMQLLSLFYVVYALYVVVLACKAKQTGAGIILLASMILGGCVVNDILYARELIISSYLSSLGLAIYVLSQAYMTGVKFNLAFINNENLSKRLTRRNTILENLTLRFEAKVKERTAELADANQRLKKIAQTDPLTQVANRNGIQEIIQHEEARFKRSAKTYSIGILDLDHFKNINDKYGHDGGDEVLKNAANIIKQNIRGQDKVARWGGEEFIILLPETNLLGAAEVANKLRNMIQQTTIKMSGHDIHITATIGLAEAQYGESFDTTFKRADLALYKGKETGRNKVAI from the coding sequence ATGATAGCAATGCCCAACCGTTACCTTTTTGTGATAATTACCTTCATCCTGATTATTGTCATCACAATATTTAGCGGGCATAAATCTCAGCTAAGCCACACAAAGATCCACGCTAAAAATGGTATAATCGATATCTCTTCAGCCATTAAGCAAAGTCGAACACTTCATTTAAATGGCCAGTGGTTATTTTTTTATAACCAATTTTTAACTAATCAAGAGATACAAGAGAATATAGCGCAAGCCAAGCCGATCAATGTTCCTGCAAACTGGAAGCTTACTCAGTTTGAGCCACAAGTAAGTAAAACAGATGGCTTTGGTACCTACTATTTACAGATAACACGGGGCAAACATAAACAGCCACTGGCAATTAGTTTACCCATTATTTATTCAGCCTATCGTCTATATATCGATGATCAACTACTTGTTATATCTGGAAATGCTGCACAAAATAAAAATGATCAAGTGCCGCGTTATAAAACGCGTATTTTACAACTAGATACAGAGAAAGAAGTTATTCACCTTACGCTGCAGGTAGCAAATTTCGAAACAGATTGGGGAGGTATTCGCTACCCGATAACGATAGGCGATGCAGAGCTCATTTATCAAAATGATAAAATGAGCGCGATGAAGAGCATATTTCTAGCTGCCTTTTTATTGGCCATTGCCCTGTATAACCTGATACTTTTTTCATTAAGAAAAACGGACTCATTACCCCTGATATTTGCCCTAATATGTTTTGTTTTAGGGGGACGTGAATTTTTTATCGGTAACTATATCATCTTAAATTATCTGCCCGAATTAACCTTTTTACAAATGGATAGGGTAGAGCACCTTACCTTTTTCATTGCTGGCCCACTCATCATGCATTTTAATTACTTGAGCTTTCCGGCCTATTTTAATAAACGTTTCCTTATTAGCACCTATCTCATTGCCATATTATTAAGCCTGGTGCTTTTAATTTACCAGAATCATTTCACCGTATTTATTATGCAGCTGCTATCGTTATTTTATGTAGTCTATGCACTTTATGTGGTGGTACTAGCGTGTAAAGCAAAGCAAACTGGAGCGGGCATTATCTTACTGGCGAGTATGATTTTAGGGGGCTGCGTTGTCAATGATATTTTATATGCCCGTGAACTTATTATTAGTAGTTATTTAAGTAGTTTAGGTTTAGCAATTTATGTACTATCACAGGCTTATATGACTGGCGTAAAATTTAACCTCGCTTTTATAAACAATGAAAATTTAAGTAAACGCCTGACACGTCGTAATACAATTTTAGAAAATCTAACATTGAGATTTGAAGCCAAAGTTAAGGAGCGTACAGCGGAATTAGCCGATGCCAACCAACGTTTAAAAAAGATAGCGCAAACAGATCCCCTTACTCAAGTAGCAAATCGCAATGGTATTCAAGAGATAATACAACATGAAGAAGCTCGCTTTAAACGTAGTGCAAAAACATACTCTATAGGAATCTTAGATTTAGATCATTTCAAAAACATTAACGACAAATATGGCCATGATGGCGGCGATGAAGTATTAAAAAACGCAGCTAACATAATTAAGCAAAATATCCGTGGGCAAGATAAGGTGGCACGATGGGGCGGCGAAGAGTTTATTATTTTATTGCCGGAAACAAATTTGCTTGGCGCGGCAGAGGTCGCTAATAAATTACGCAATATGATTCAGCAAACAACCATAAAAATGTCTGGTCATGATATTCACATAACCGCAACAATTGGTTTAGCTGAAGCGCAATATGGTGAATCTTTTGATACAACATTCAAACGTGCAGATCTTGCCTTATATAAAGGCAAGGAAACAGGTAGAAATAAAGTGGCAATCTAG
- a CDS encoding copper chaperone PCu(A)C, producing MKIFNYALILASLLLSNTLLANTLTVDNAYVRATPPHAQNSAAFMVISNSSEQNINLVSASSDIAERVELHTHIMQDGLMKMRQVAKIEVPAKQQAILQPGGLHIMFIGLKEDLKENKSVIVKLLFDNGEEMTINAPIKKTVMHKNKTN from the coding sequence ATGAAAATTTTTAATTACGCACTGATACTAGCGAGCTTACTGCTCAGTAACACTCTGCTTGCAAATACACTGACTGTCGACAACGCCTACGTCAGAGCAACACCACCACACGCACAAAATAGTGCAGCTTTTATGGTGATAAGCAATAGTAGCGAACAAAACATCAATCTTGTTTCAGCTAGCTCTGATATTGCTGAACGCGTCGAATTACACACCCATATAATGCAAGATGGGTTAATGAAAATGCGTCAGGTTGCAAAAATTGAAGTCCCAGCGAAGCAGCAAGCAATACTACAACCTGGTGGTTTGCATATAATGTTTATTGGCTTAAAAGAGGACCTGAAAGAGAATAAGTCTGTTATAGTGAAATTGTTATTTGATAATGGTGAAGAGATGACGATTAACGCACCGATCAAAAAAACTGTAATGCATAAAAATAAAACCAATTAA
- the prfB gene encoding peptide chain release factor 2 (programmed frameshift) codes for MFEVNPILNKVKDLNERANLLRGYLDYDAKLERLEEVTRELESPDVWNDPDRAQALGKERSSLELVVETIDELATGTEEIEMLVEMAVEESDQDSFDEAQSQTDELEKKLEMLEFRRMFSGKHDASSCYLDIQSGSGGTEAQDWANILLRMYLRWGEAHGYKTELMEVSPGDVAGIKGATIRFAGEYAFGWLRTETGVHRLVRKSPFDSTGRRHTSFASAFIYPEIDDDIDIQINPAELRIDVYRASGAGGQHVNTTESAVRITHVPTNIVVQCQNDRSQHKNKDQAMKQLKAKLYEYELQKQNAQKQASEDNKSDIGWGSQIRSYVLDDARIKDLRTGVESRNTQAVLDGGLDKFIEASLKSGL; via the exons ATGTTTGAAGTCAATCCCATTTTAAATAAAGTAAAAGACCTAAATGAGCGAGCTAATTTGCTCCGGGGGTATCTT GACTACGATGCTAAATTAGAGCGTTTAGAAGAGGTTACCCGTGAGTTAGAATCACCCGATGTATGGAATGACCCAGATCGAGCCCAGGCATTAGGCAAAGAGCGTAGTTCACTGGAATTAGTGGTGGAAACGATTGATGAATTGGCCACTGGCACGGAAGAAATTGAAATGCTAGTTGAAATGGCCGTTGAGGAGTCTGATCAAGATAGTTTTGATGAAGCGCAAAGCCAAACGGATGAATTAGAAAAAAAATTAGAGATGCTTGAGTTTCGTCGTATGTTTTCAGGAAAACACGATGCAAGTTCATGCTATTTGGATATTCAATCAGGCTCTGGTGGCACTGAAGCGCAAGATTGGGCAAATATATTATTGCGCATGTATTTGCGTTGGGGTGAAGCTCACGGTTATAAAACCGAATTAATGGAAGTTTCTCCTGGGGATGTCGCGGGTATAAAAGGGGCAACGATCCGTTTTGCTGGCGAATATGCTTTTGGTTGGTTGCGAACTGAAACTGGGGTTCACCGTCTTGTTCGTAAATCGCCCTTTGACTCAACGGGACGTCGTCATACATCATTCGCATCAGCCTTTATTTATCCTGAAATTGATGACGATATTGATATTCAGATTAATCCCGCGGAATTACGTATTGATGTATATCGTGCATCAGGTGCAGGTGGACAGCATGTTAACACCACTGAATCAGCGGTACGTATTACTCATGTGCCAACCAATATAGTGGTGCAGTGTCAAAATGACCGTTCGCAACATAAAAATAAAGATCAAGCAATGAAGCAGTTAAAAGCTAAGTTGTATGAATATGAACTGCAAAAGCAGAATGCACAAAAACAGGCGAGTGAAGATAATAAATCGGACATCGGTTGGGGAAGTCAAATTCGTTCATACGTTTTAGATGATGCGCGCATTAAAGATTTGCGAACCGGTGTTGAAAGCCGCAATACTCAAGCGGTACTCGATGGCGGTTTGGATAAATTTATTGAAGCGAGCCTGAAATCAGGTTTGTAA
- a CDS encoding acetolactate synthase 3 large subunit, with the protein MEMLSGAEMVVRSLQDEGIEHIFGYPGGSVLDIYDAIFQCSDIEHYLVRHEQAAVHMADAYSRATGKVGTVLVTAGPGATNCITGIATAYMDSIPLVVLSGQVPTNWIGDDAFQETDMIGVSRPVVKHSFLCRTAEEIPIAIKKAFYLASTGRPGPVVVDLPKDVQNPLNKFPYEYPKSVSLRSYNPTFSGHKGQIKRALNALLKAKRPVLYVGGGAIACNASKQIIELAEKLNLPVTNTLMGLGAFPGQHKQNIGMLGMHGTYEANLTMHNADLIFALGARFDDRVTNNVEKFCPNAKIMQIDIDPTSISKNIHVDLPIVGSIEIVLQQMLDLLLVTQETNDAEKIAQWWDKINIWRAKNCLAYKTSNSHIKPQQVIESLYKVTNGDAIVTSDVGQHQMFAALYYPFKEPRQWINSGGLGTMGFGLPAAIGCKIAYPDRPVVCVTGDGSIQMNIQELSTCMQYNIPVVIVLLNNRSLGMVKQWQKMFYGGRQSHSYMDSVPDFVKLSEAYNHVGIKVDTLDELEPALERAFELKDRVVFIDVMIDPEEHVYPMQIKFGSMEDMYLSKTEQTNA; encoded by the coding sequence ATGGAGATGTTATCTGGCGCTGAAATGGTTGTCCGATCACTACAGGATGAAGGTATAGAGCATATTTTCGGTTATCCTGGCGGTTCCGTATTAGATATCTACGACGCTATTTTTCAATGTAGCGATATTGAACACTATTTAGTTCGTCATGAACAAGCAGCCGTACACATGGCAGATGCTTATTCAAGAGCGACGGGCAAAGTAGGCACCGTTCTGGTAACAGCAGGACCAGGTGCGACAAACTGTATTACAGGCATTGCAACAGCTTATATGGACTCTATTCCATTAGTGGTACTTTCAGGACAAGTACCCACCAATTGGATTGGTGATGATGCATTCCAAGAAACGGATATGATTGGGGTTTCTCGCCCAGTCGTAAAACACAGTTTCTTATGCCGCACAGCAGAAGAAATACCCATTGCCATCAAAAAAGCATTCTATCTTGCATCAACTGGACGACCAGGTCCCGTTGTTGTCGATTTACCAAAAGATGTGCAAAACCCACTGAATAAATTTCCCTATGAATACCCAAAAAGTGTCAGTTTACGCTCGTATAACCCAACCTTTAGTGGTCATAAAGGGCAAATAAAACGCGCCTTAAACGCATTACTCAAAGCTAAAAGGCCTGTACTTTATGTTGGTGGTGGTGCCATTGCATGTAATGCATCTAAACAAATCATTGAACTGGCTGAAAAATTAAACTTACCCGTAACCAATACGTTAATGGGGTTAGGGGCATTTCCAGGGCAACATAAACAAAATATCGGTATGCTGGGTATGCATGGCACCTATGAAGCCAATCTAACCATGCACAATGCAGATCTTATTTTTGCATTAGGCGCGCGTTTTGATGATCGTGTTACCAATAATGTCGAAAAATTTTGTCCAAACGCTAAAATTATGCAAATTGATATTGATCCAACTTCAATTTCAAAAAATATTCATGTTGACCTGCCTATCGTTGGTTCTATAGAGATTGTTTTACAGCAAATGCTTGATTTGCTACTAGTCACGCAGGAAACAAATGACGCAGAAAAAATAGCACAGTGGTGGGATAAAATTAATATTTGGCGCGCTAAAAACTGCCTTGCTTACAAAACATCGAATAGCCACATTAAGCCACAACAGGTAATTGAAAGTTTATACAAAGTTACCAATGGGGATGCCATTGTCACCTCTGATGTAGGCCAACACCAAATGTTCGCAGCGCTTTACTACCCCTTCAAAGAGCCGCGTCAATGGATTAACTCGGGTGGCTTAGGCACAATGGGCTTCGGTCTACCTGCTGCTATCGGCTGTAAAATTGCTTATCCAGATCGTCCCGTTGTTTGTGTGACTGGTGACGGTTCAATTCAAATGAATATCCAAGAGCTTTCAACCTGTATGCAATACAACATCCCCGTTGTTATTGTCCTACTAAATAATCGCTCTTTGGGGATGGTAAAACAGTGGCAGAAAATGTTCTACGGTGGCCGTCAGTCTCACTCCTATATGGATAGTGTTCCTGATTTTGTTAAATTATCTGAAGCTTATAACCATGTTGGTATCAAAGTTGATACTCTTGATGAACTTGAGCCTGCGCTTGAACGTGCATTTGAACTCAAGGATCGCGTCGTGTTTATTGATGTCATGATTGATCCAGAGGAGCACGTTTACCCAATGCAAATTAAGTTCGGTAGCATGGAAGATATGTATTTAAGCAAAACGGAGCAAACTAATGCGTAG